The proteins below come from a single Argentina anserina chromosome 1, drPotAnse1.1, whole genome shotgun sequence genomic window:
- the LOC126802844 gene encoding probable transcription factor At1g61730, with translation MAPPHRNRPSPLEIPSSASSSEVEVTDSGSVSNTEQPNDTTAVVTPLKNTKPQKNHVKKTEASPSKPWSSSSSSSGVGTTTVHAVAASKPMQDSNKSMHWRTYIESSGCCCPHSNVLHSMFSSKKQPVLASFSLKCTIFPPSYSISLVHISNRPPLIHDLGSATPKTRSKSAARLAAAKPGTKRPVADCGGDVEVLKGSKKAKKEVKAEKKVKDAEDKKVRGKEKEAEEEEAADVKKGRGLFQMRLWSDEDEIKLVKGMMEYVKVKRGADPVVDVDSFYEFVTPLLTVSVNKSQLQDKARRMKKKYENIARNKFKPTKDHDWEAYSLMKKVWGGGEDEARKVEEGKKEDQNGTGKAKGVASFEPLKEPNGSVGVGVGDGELNGGGGIVKGFNEGGGFVKGFNGNGGFLKGLNELGGWENFVNQGMKLVDEAKGAEVNCKWKELHLLELELFIKKTQVMGDQAKLILEALKSSDN, from the coding sequence ATGGCTCCTCCACACCGTAACCGCCCTTCCCCGCTCGAAATCCCCTCGTCCGCCTCTTCATCGGAGGTGGAAGTGACCGACTCCGGTTCCGTCTCTAACACCGAGCAGCCCAACGACACTACTGCGGTAGTCACTCCCCTTAAGAACACCAAGCCTCAGAAGAATCACGTCAAGAAGACGGAAGCTTCCCCATCAAAGCCctggtcttcttcttcttcttcctccggGGTGGGCACAACAACTGTGCATGCAGTGGCAGCTTCCAAGCCCATGCAAGATTCCAACAAGTCCATGCACTGGCGGACCTACATAGAGTCCAGTGGGTGCTGCTGCCCGCACTCAAATGTCTTGCATTCCATGTTTTCTAGTAAAAAACAGCCTGTTTTAGCCAGCTTTTCTTTAAAATGTACTATTTTTCCCCCTTCATATAGTATTTCTTTGGTTCATATAAGTAATCGGCCCCCACTCATACATGATCTTGGGTCCGCCACTCCCAAGACTAGGTCGAAGTCCGCTGCTAGACTTGCTGCAGCGAAACCCGGCACCAAGCGTCCCGTAGCCGACTGCGGTGGTGACGTGGAGGTGCTCAAGGGGAGTAAGAAGGCCAAGAAGGAGGTGAAAGCCGAGAAGAAAGTGAAAGATGCTGAAGACAAGAAGGTGAGAggtaaagaaaaagaagctgAAGAGGAGGAGGCTGCTGATGTGAAGAAGGGGAGGGGTCTATTTCAGATGCGGCTTTGGAGTGATGAGGATGAGATTAAGTTGGTGAAAGGCATGATGGAGTACGTGAAGGTGAAAAGAGGGGCGGATCCGGTTGTTGATGTGGATTCGTTTTATGAGTTTGTCACACCATTGCTGACTGTGAGTGTCAATAAGAGCCAGCTGCAAGATAAGGCGCggagaatgaagaaaaagtACGAGAACATTGCTCGCAACAAGTTTAAGCCAACCAAGGATCATGATTGGGAAGCCTACAGTTTGATGAAGAAGGTGTGGGGAGGTGGTGAGGACGAAGCCCGAAAGGTGGAAGAGGGCAAGAAGGAGGATCAGAATGGTACTGGGAAGGCTAAGGGTGTGGCTTCATTTGAGCCGTTGAAGGAGCCAAATGGGTCAGTTGGTGTTGGAGTTGGTGATGGTGAGTTGAATGGGGGTGGTGGGATTGTGAAGGGTTTCAATGAGGGTGGTGGGTTTGTAAAGGGTTTCAATGGGAATGGTGGGTTTTTGAAGGGTTTGAATGAGCTTGGGGGTTGGGAGAATTTTGTGAATCAAGGTATGAAGTTGGTTGATGAAGCAAAGGGTGCAGAGGTGAATTGTAAATGGAAGGAGTTGCATCTTCTTGAATTGGAGCTTTTTATCAAGAAGACTCAGGTTATGGGGGATCAAGCCAAGCTAATCTTGGAGGCTCTGAAGTCTTCTGACAATTAG